One segment of Propionispora hippei DSM 15287 DNA contains the following:
- a CDS encoding helicase-related protein has protein sequence MATDNRREQLLDVIKREFIGPDPLDFPELCQKNGEEVLSSDPPHIRYAAGILFPQGAMPSDADAVKEETDNVRDELEQEEGASEEEGDEKTVGRSELLQEEEEVLNLSNAFRQSAISLTIAVRPTQKILADISAGVYERITLTDSKTDKRYQRYPRRSLRWNNEGNLIELPGKDQKQKEYKIVENNKETHLCFVITYRYLDLKSEKLIYTFTLRNSKQLRPDEAIRDEDCFFQVFFSLKSDEGFPCLPDSQKININDEDYQSNLLLYRDVKNYVIGHGCSGDWVEHNGRVTEIHTEIFPSYEIKPIIPTTIPGVSLEMYKMSDTGDFDAAIRELEELCERYRIWVEELKKDSFKLNASYQCTAERHIRACFACHRRMSDGVQLLKNNLNVRKAFQYMNRAMLLQQLHYNLPLQMWEDNGDGELQLIKQYSQIPEIGDKTTWYGDIGRYGKWRPFQLAFILINLKSMADRDCEERKHVDLIWFPTGGGKTEAYLGLSAYTIFIRKLMKSSDSGTAIIMRYTLRLLTAQQYERASSMICACELIRKEKEAELGSSRITIGLWVGGDNTPNKMADAVDAYESLKRGGNEENPFIMLKCPWCGAQMGVVPMKNRNIRHLPGYRKIVARRKEIVFQCKNDQCSFSRDDFNLPLLVVDEAIYNNPPTLLLGTVDKFAMLPFLPEAQKLFGIYPEGRRGSPDLIIQDELHLISGPLGSMVGHYETMIHELCTIRENEKEYTPKVIASTATISRAKEQCNALYNCGRDRVNQFPAAGLNAGDSFFAVEDKTGVGRRYIGILAAGSSSYATTTIRLYATLLYAAKALGVDTEDDRDPYWTNVGYFNSLRELGQTATWISADIEEYLHTIYKRRYEDKNEGYKDNRRYIYRYEELTSRVRGDKIPANLQNLGIRYPCKERGKRPVDICLATNMISVGVDVPRLGLMTVTGQPKTTAEYIQATSRVGRSSESPGIVFTTYHPGKPRDKSHYEQFRSYHAKVYCHVEPTSVTPFSAPLRERALHAVLIGLVRLLGKSETYNDPKKIDARELSRLFGIIKNRVEAIDPEELDNTSQYLEEIVSQWKDQLPQKYHDFRAESAVPLMYPAGTMPNIDWDGRGMETPTSMRSVDAACEVYVLKTSYTPEED, from the coding sequence GTGGCGACTGATAATCGGAGAGAACAATTACTTGACGTAATTAAACGAGAGTTTATCGGACCGGATCCACTTGATTTCCCTGAATTATGTCAAAAAAATGGAGAAGAAGTACTGTCTTCTGATCCGCCACATATCAGATACGCAGCAGGTATCCTTTTTCCGCAGGGAGCAATGCCTTCAGATGCTGATGCGGTAAAAGAAGAGACGGATAATGTCCGGGATGAGTTAGAACAAGAGGAAGGGGCTTCGGAGGAAGAGGGTGACGAAAAAACAGTCGGACGTTCTGAGCTTCTGCAGGAAGAGGAAGAGGTTCTTAACCTTTCCAATGCATTTCGTCAATCTGCAATAAGCCTGACAATTGCAGTCAGGCCAACCCAAAAAATATTGGCTGATATCAGTGCCGGTGTCTATGAACGCATTACACTCACGGATTCTAAAACAGACAAACGATACCAGCGTTATCCGAGACGGTCATTGCGATGGAACAACGAGGGTAATCTGATAGAATTGCCCGGTAAGGATCAAAAGCAGAAAGAATATAAAATAGTTGAAAATAATAAAGAAACGCATCTTTGTTTTGTTATTACATACCGATATCTGGACTTAAAGAGTGAAAAGCTGATTTATACTTTTACGTTGCGAAACAGTAAGCAACTTCGTCCTGATGAGGCCATTCGGGATGAAGACTGTTTCTTTCAGGTATTCTTTTCTCTGAAGTCTGATGAAGGCTTTCCCTGTTTGCCGGACAGTCAGAAAATCAATATAAACGACGAGGATTATCAGTCAAATCTTCTGCTGTACAGAGATGTAAAAAACTATGTGATTGGACACGGTTGTTCCGGTGACTGGGTTGAGCATAATGGGCGGGTTACTGAAATTCATACTGAGATTTTTCCGTCCTATGAAATAAAACCCATCATTCCGACAACGATTCCGGGTGTCTCGCTTGAAATGTATAAAATGAGCGATACCGGAGATTTCGATGCAGCAATTCGTGAGCTGGAAGAGTTGTGCGAACGTTACAGAATTTGGGTTGAGGAATTAAAAAAAGACAGTTTTAAGCTTAATGCCAGTTATCAATGCACAGCGGAGAGGCATATCAGAGCCTGTTTTGCCTGTCACCGGAGAATGAGCGATGGTGTTCAGCTACTGAAGAATAATCTGAATGTCCGTAAGGCTTTTCAATATATGAACAGAGCTATGCTACTGCAACAGCTCCATTATAATCTTCCCCTGCAAATGTGGGAGGATAATGGCGACGGAGAGTTGCAGCTAATAAAACAATATTCTCAAATCCCCGAGATTGGCGATAAGACCACCTGGTATGGAGATATCGGCCGATATGGTAAATGGCGGCCTTTTCAGCTGGCATTTATTCTTATTAATCTGAAATCTATGGCAGACAGGGACTGTGAGGAACGGAAACATGTGGATCTTATATGGTTTCCGACCGGGGGCGGAAAAACGGAGGCTTATCTGGGGTTGTCGGCCTACACAATTTTTATCCGAAAACTAATGAAAAGTAGCGATTCCGGTACTGCCATTATCATGAGGTATACTTTAAGACTTCTGACTGCGCAACAATATGAGCGGGCGTCTTCTATGATTTGTGCATGTGAGCTGATTAGAAAGGAGAAAGAAGCCGAATTAGGTTCTTCAAGAATCACCATAGGATTATGGGTTGGCGGCGATAATACTCCCAACAAAATGGCTGACGCTGTAGATGCTTACGAAAGCCTTAAACGTGGCGGAAACGAGGAGAATCCTTTCATAATGCTCAAATGCCCCTGGTGTGGTGCACAAATGGGGGTTGTTCCAATGAAAAACAGGAACATCAGGCATCTGCCCGGATACAGGAAAATCGTAGCACGACGCAAAGAGATTGTTTTTCAGTGCAAAAATGACCAGTGCAGTTTTTCCAGGGATGATTTTAATCTTCCTTTGTTAGTTGTAGATGAAGCGATTTATAATAATCCCCCGACTCTTTTGCTGGGGACGGTGGATAAATTTGCGATGCTTCCATTTCTGCCGGAAGCACAAAAACTGTTTGGAATTTATCCGGAAGGTCGCAGAGGGTCGCCTGATCTTATTATTCAGGATGAACTTCATCTGATTTCAGGGCCGCTTGGGTCAATGGTTGGGCATTATGAAACAATGATCCACGAGTTATGTACGATTCGGGAAAATGAAAAAGAGTACACTCCAAAAGTAATCGCTTCCACTGCTACCATAAGCCGGGCGAAGGAACAGTGTAATGCACTTTATAATTGTGGCAGGGATCGGGTGAATCAGTTTCCGGCGGCAGGCCTTAACGCCGGTGATTCCTTTTTTGCTGTTGAGGATAAAACCGGAGTCGGACGCCGGTATATCGGTATTTTGGCAGCGGGATCTTCATCCTACGCTACCACAACAATTCGTTTATATGCAACGCTCCTGTATGCCGCCAAGGCGCTTGGTGTTGACACTGAAGATGATCGCGATCCTTACTGGACCAATGTGGGGTATTTTAACAGTCTGAGAGAACTTGGACAGACTGCAACCTGGATAAGTGCAGATATTGAAGAGTATCTCCACACTATTTATAAACGTCGTTATGAAGATAAAAACGAAGGATATAAAGATAACCGTCGTTATATATACCGATATGAAGAGCTGACGAGCCGTGTCAGAGGCGACAAAATTCCCGCGAATCTTCAGAATCTGGGGATCAGATACCCCTGTAAAGAGCGGGGAAAGCGTCCTGTTGACATATGCCTTGCAACCAATATGATTTCTGTCGGAGTTGATGTCCCGCGTCTCGGGCTGATGACGGTAACAGGACAGCCAAAGACCACGGCCGAATACATTCAGGCAACAAGCCGGGTCGGAAGAAGTTCGGAGTCTCCGGGCATTGTATTTACAACATATCATCCTGGTAAACCACGGGATAAATCCCATTATGAGCAGTTTCGTTCATATCACGCCAAGGTGTATTGTCACGTTGAGCCAACCAGCGTTACTCCCTTCTCTGCTCCGCTAAGGGAAAGAGCACTTCATGCTGTGCTAATCGGACTGGTACGACTGCTCGGCAAATCAGAGACATATAATGATCCCAAAAAGATTGATGCGCGGGAATTATCCCGGCTTTTTGGCATTATTAAAAACCGGGTCGAGGCGATAGACCCGGAGGAGCTGGATAATACAAGTCAGTACCTGGAAGAAATCGTTAGTCAGTGGAAAGACCAGCTGCCGCAGAAGTATCACGATTTTCGGGCGGAAAGTGCGGTTCCGTTGATGTATCCTGCCGGAACAATGCCCAATATTGACTGGGATGGGCGCGGAATGGAAACACCAACATCTATGCGCAGTGTGGATGCAGCCTGTGAAGTATACGTTTTGAAAACCAGTTATACGCCTGAGGAGGATTAA
- the srlA gene encoding PTS glucitol/sorbitol transporter subunit IIC: protein MDFLVATGESFIKLINTGGETLVGMITGILPAALIALTIMNTIIALVGQDRIEGLAQRLAGKRILVRYLFLPYLSAFFFSNPTAFLMGRFLPERYKPGYYEAVNCSTMAPLMCFFPHVNPAELYAWLGVADGVMKLGLPIGPLAVSVFFLAMFTTTLKAFVVEKIAHALARKKGLDWDKLEARKVGQPIEEPLL, encoded by the coding sequence ATGGATTTTTTAGTTGCCACCGGCGAGAGTTTTATTAAGCTCATTAATACCGGTGGGGAAACACTGGTCGGCATGATCACCGGGATTTTACCGGCGGCTTTAATTGCCCTGACCATTATGAACACCATCATTGCCCTAGTCGGCCAGGACCGGATCGAAGGCCTGGCCCAGCGGCTGGCCGGGAAACGGATTCTGGTTCGCTACTTATTCCTGCCGTACCTGTCGGCGTTTTTCTTTTCCAATCCCACCGCCTTTTTGATGGGGCGGTTTTTGCCGGAGCGATATAAGCCCGGCTACTACGAAGCGGTCAACTGCAGCACGATGGCGCCGCTCATGTGCTTCTTTCCCCATGTCAATCCGGCGGAGTTATATGCTTGGTTAGGCGTGGCTGACGGCGTGATGAAGTTGGGGCTGCCCATCGGGCCGCTGGCAGTCAGCGTCTTTTTCCTGGCCATGTTTACTACGACTTTAAAAGCCTTCGTCGTCGAGAAAATCGCCCATGCCTTAGCCAGGAAGAAGGGCCTCGACTGGGACAAGCTGGAGGCTAGGAAGGTAGGCCAGCCTATCGAGGAACCTTTGCTGTAA
- a CDS encoding PTS sorbitol transporter subunit IIB — protein sequence MSQNFVLSLSSVIGRVVSTFVQAGRESVKLMLSTVLPFMVFVSAIVGIIMGSGLGQRIADGLAALAGNPWGLLALGMVSAIPVLSPILGPGAVIPQTIGVLVGTLIASGKIPPHLALPALFAIHQPVGADFIPVGLSLTEAEPETAEVGVPAVLYAKFLVAPIEVGAALVVSFFIYQ from the coding sequence ATGAGTCAGAACTTCGTTTTGTCGCTTTCCTCTGTGATTGGCCGGGTGGTCAGTACCTTCGTCCAGGCCGGACGGGAATCGGTCAAACTGATGCTTAGTACGGTATTACCGTTTATGGTGTTCGTCAGCGCCATTGTCGGCATCATCATGGGCAGCGGCCTCGGTCAACGCATTGCCGATGGACTGGCAGCTTTAGCCGGGAACCCCTGGGGCTTACTGGCCTTAGGGATGGTGTCGGCTATCCCAGTCTTATCACCTATCTTAGGACCGGGGGCGGTTATCCCGCAGACCATCGGTGTCTTAGTGGGCACCTTGATTGCCAGCGGCAAGATTCCGCCGCATCTGGCCTTACCGGCGCTGTTTGCCATTCACCAGCCGGTGGGGGCCGACTTTATCCCCGTGGGCCTGAGCCTGACGGAGGCGGAACCGGAAACCGCCGAAGTCGGCGTCCCGGCAGTGCTGTATGCCAAGTTTCTGGTGGCACCGATTGAAGTAGGGGCCGCCTTGGTTGTCAGCTTCTTTATCTATCAGTAG
- a CDS encoding very short patch repair endonuclease, which translates to MDVKSKEARSKNMAAIKSRDTRVELKLRKALFAAGYRYRVNYKITGKPDIVFVGKKVAVFVDGCFWHACPACYREPENNREFWRKKISGNRERDLKVTRELEEAGWLVLRFWEHEVRKNTEPVMEVIRTALAER; encoded by the coding sequence GTGGACGTAAAATCTAAGGAAGCCCGCAGCAAAAACATGGCGGCGATCAAAAGCCGGGACACACGGGTTGAGCTTAAACTGCGAAAAGCTCTTTTCGCAGCCGGTTACCGATACCGGGTGAATTATAAAATTACAGGAAAGCCGGATATTGTCTTTGTGGGAAAAAAAGTTGCTGTGTTTGTTGACGGATGCTTCTGGCATGCCTGTCCGGCCTGTTACAGGGAACCGGAAAACAACCGGGAGTTCTGGCGCAAAAAGATATCCGGAAACAGGGAACGGGATCTGAAAGTAACCCGGGAACTGGAAGAAGCAGGTTGGTTGGTTCTGCGGTTCTGGGAGCATGAAGTCAGGAAAAATACAGAGCCAGTGATGGAAGTAATCAGAACAGCGCTGGCTGAACGATAA
- a CDS encoding transcriptional regulator GutM — translation MNSLSLEALLVYLFLLILLQGLLGIYQLKKITRTLGRLQKLGICGCGIARHWTGWRVYYLILADSTGRIRSAYRLKGISLGTDFVPDKRFIFGEIPELLADYGQRERLTLQETAQLRAAEEVHRKLAALQAVQAV, via the coding sequence ATGAACAGCCTAAGCCTGGAAGCCCTGCTAGTCTATCTCTTTTTGCTCATCCTACTGCAGGGACTGCTCGGCATTTACCAACTGAAAAAGATTACCCGGACATTGGGACGACTGCAGAAGCTTGGTATTTGCGGCTGTGGGATAGCCCGACACTGGACGGGATGGCGGGTGTACTATCTGATTCTGGCTGACTCGACGGGGCGCATCCGCAGTGCCTACCGATTGAAAGGCATCAGCCTCGGTACTGATTTTGTGCCGGACAAACGGTTTATTTTTGGTGAAATTCCCGAACTGCTGGCCGACTATGGACAGCGGGAAAGATTAACCCTCCAAGAGACCGCCCAGCTTCGCGCCGCCGAAGAGGTTCATCGGAAACTGGCGGCATTGCAAGCCGTTCAGGCGGTCTAA
- the drmB gene encoding DUF1998 domain-containing protein: MAYSLKPVRRSQLISPWGVGAIVPFPEDESLMIAGLDMWQFGREKSEFIVKDERLEKRLGVKELRRPPDFRDYKSDKINHSIKIPAVRFPRWQYCPFCGTMSKSNYYSAQERCSGYTWPHGRSCTGKKYKRKLIPERFIVVCPEGHIDDFPLMEWVHYNSDNPETPFPVKDTCVLRRSTGGMSASLSSVKFECSCGVKRSMAGATNSGALERIGYRCRGSKPWLGIEKDDDHPCNSQGLKVLQRGGTNIWFADVRSSIYIPIDAEDTNRRIISVLNDYFERINARRVNGEISREYIEMIAEVKKVDSQDLYDAVINRIEKSDDIAEVTEDISEEEYRLAEYRVLVKSSGSDKLEFHSKNYSVQKYDRIIHKYLKSISLVPKLRETRAFIGFSRLQPDYSMSIAEKKKMIRLHEGDWLPAVEVYGEGIFFEFDEYALHQWAELPEVRARIAKLNASFQAINRRQNNRVAQLNASFVLIHTFAHLLINQLSYECGYGSSSIRERIYCDKTESDIQMCGVLLYTASGDSEGSLGGLVRQGQAGRIEDTIVAAIRNAQWCSSDPVCIQSLGQGPDSCNLAACHNCSLLPETCCETGNRLLDRALVVGTLDKPSVGFFFGLGETESIEK; the protein is encoded by the coding sequence ATGGCTTACTCGTTAAAACCTGTTAGACGAAGTCAACTAATTAGTCCCTGGGGAGTAGGCGCAATAGTTCCGTTCCCGGAAGATGAATCCCTGATGATTGCCGGACTTGACATGTGGCAATTTGGCCGAGAAAAATCAGAGTTTATTGTCAAAGATGAACGGCTGGAAAAAAGGCTGGGTGTTAAGGAACTGCGAAGACCACCGGATTTCAGGGATTATAAGTCAGATAAAATCAATCATTCCATCAAAATTCCCGCTGTCAGATTTCCACGGTGGCAATATTGCCCATTTTGTGGCACGATGAGCAAATCAAATTATTATTCTGCTCAGGAAAGATGCAGCGGATATACCTGGCCACACGGGCGTTCCTGTACAGGGAAAAAATATAAGCGAAAACTAATTCCAGAGAGATTTATTGTTGTGTGTCCGGAAGGACATATAGATGATTTTCCTCTCATGGAGTGGGTGCATTATAACTCTGATAATCCGGAGACGCCATTCCCGGTCAAAGACACCTGTGTTCTCCGAAGAAGTACAGGTGGCATGTCTGCCTCTCTTTCATCTGTAAAATTTGAGTGCTCCTGTGGCGTTAAAAGGAGTATGGCAGGCGCAACCAACAGTGGGGCACTTGAAAGAATTGGTTACCGTTGCAGGGGGAGTAAGCCCTGGCTTGGTATTGAAAAAGATGACGATCATCCCTGTAACAGTCAGGGCCTTAAAGTCCTTCAGCGTGGGGGGACCAATATCTGGTTTGCAGATGTCAGAAGCTCAATATATATTCCGATTGACGCTGAAGATACTAATCGCCGCATCATATCTGTACTGAATGACTATTTTGAGAGGATAAATGCAAGGCGGGTTAACGGTGAAATAAGCAGAGAGTATATAGAAATGATTGCGGAAGTTAAAAAGGTTGACTCCCAGGATTTGTATGATGCGGTTATTAACAGGATTGAAAAAAGTGATGACATTGCTGAAGTTACCGAAGATATATCTGAAGAGGAATATCGCCTTGCTGAATACCGGGTGTTAGTGAAAAGCAGCGGCAGCGATAAACTCGAATTTCACTCAAAAAACTATTCAGTTCAGAAATACGACCGGATAATCCATAAATATTTAAAAAGTATTTCACTTGTACCCAAATTGCGCGAAACCCGCGCGTTTATTGGCTTCTCAAGGCTACAGCCTGATTATTCGATGAGCATTGCAGAGAAAAAGAAAATGATTCGTTTGCATGAGGGTGACTGGCTTCCGGCTGTCGAAGTGTATGGTGAGGGTATTTTCTTTGAATTTGATGAATATGCCCTGCACCAGTGGGCTGAGCTCCCGGAAGTGAGAGCAAGAATAGCTAAACTGAATGCGTCTTTTCAAGCCATAAACCGAAGACAGAATAACCGTGTTGCTCAGTTAAATGCCAGTTTTGTACTGATCCATACGTTTGCGCACTTACTTATTAACCAGTTGAGTTATGAATGCGGATACGGGAGTTCTTCCATCCGTGAAAGAATTTACTGCGATAAAACCGAGTCGGATATACAAATGTGCGGCGTTCTTCTGTATACTGCATCAGGGGACTCAGAAGGCTCTCTTGGGGGACTTGTACGCCAGGGGCAAGCCGGTCGGATAGAAGATACTATTGTTGCCGCAATCAGAAATGCTCAATGGTGCTCTTCTGACCCGGTGTGCATACAGTCGCTCGGGCAGGGGCCGGATTCCTGTAATCTGGCAGCCTGCCATAACTGTTCACTGTTGCCTGAAACATGCTGTGAGACTGGGAACCGGCTTTTGGACCGTGCATTGGTGGTTGGTACTCTGGACAAGCCATCCGTTGGATTCTTTTTCGGCCTTGGAGAAACAGAAAGTATTGAAAAATAG
- a CDS encoding helix-turn-helix domain-containing protein: MINVGERIKTIRKSKGFTSNSLAEQLEVSQSFVSGIENGSKKCSLETLDSICTILDITLAEFFQEDDSDINPNVKRLLEASKHLTAEQKELLTSFLETLNK, translated from the coding sequence ATGATTAATGTTGGCGAAAGAATTAAAACAATAAGAAAATCTAAAGGATTCACCTCAAATTCCCTAGCCGAACAACTCGAAGTATCACAAAGCTTTGTATCCGGGATAGAGAATGGTAGTAAAAAATGCTCTTTAGAGACTCTTGATTCTATATGTACAATTCTTGACATTACCCTTGCAGAATTTTTCCAAGAAGATGATTCCGATATTAACCCAAATGTCAAACGACTGCTGGAAGCAAGTAAACACTTAACTGCAGAACAAAAAGAATTGCTTACTAGTTTCCTGGAAACTTTGAATAAGTAA
- a CDS encoding HNH endonuclease: MPIILSQRVDTGSDYNDVPFVVYHFPKRYRRQINPGDLFLYYQGNRVKKEQRYYFGTGIIGRIELCEDGEHYNAWFLEAKQFTRRVPIYNPAGGYYESLDYTSIRKSETPPWQNSIRPVSESAFSAILAAAGLQRTDDRYGVIENAENPLQAIRLLNETYKECSPQKRDRMVSLHIERGTRITSSLKKLLGPFCQICGAEGFVKHNGDRYIEAHHLVQIALSASSSLCSDNVILVCPNCHRELHYGRDVEVADRGDEILISLGNVRERLIRKNTVEYLEDCLINNATVI, from the coding sequence ATGCCAATAATTCTGTCGCAGCGGGTGGATACAGGCTCGGATTATAATGATGTGCCCTTCGTTGTATATCATTTTCCAAAACGTTACCGGAGGCAGATTAACCCGGGGGATTTATTCCTGTATTATCAGGGGAACCGCGTAAAGAAAGAGCAGCGGTATTATTTTGGAACAGGCATAATCGGAAGGATTGAACTGTGCGAAGATGGTGAGCATTATAATGCCTGGTTTCTGGAAGCGAAACAGTTTACCAGACGGGTTCCTATTTATAATCCGGCGGGCGGGTATTATGAAAGCCTGGATTATACCAGTATACGCAAAAGTGAAACCCCTCCCTGGCAAAATTCAATCAGACCGGTGTCGGAAAGTGCTTTCAGTGCCATTTTGGCTGCCGCGGGCTTGCAGCGCACTGATGACCGGTACGGGGTTATTGAGAACGCGGAGAACCCGCTTCAGGCAATCAGGCTCCTGAATGAAACATATAAGGAATGCTCACCGCAAAAACGTGACCGGATGGTAAGCCTTCATATTGAACGGGGCACACGGATAACCAGTTCACTGAAAAAGCTTCTTGGGCCTTTTTGTCAGATATGCGGCGCCGAGGGATTTGTCAAACATAACGGTGACCGGTATATAGAAGCACATCATCTGGTGCAGATTGCACTGAGTGCTTCCAGTTCACTGTGCTCGGATAATGTAATTCTTGTATGCCCCAACTGTCACCGGGAACTTCATTACGGGCGTGATGTCGAAGTGGCTGACCGGGGAGATGAAATTCTGATCAGCCTTGGTAATGTGAGGGAGCGTCTGATCAGGAAAAACACCGTTGAGTATCTTGAAGACTGTTTGATCAATAATGCCACTGTTATTTAG
- a CDS encoding DNA cytosine methyltransferase has translation MADKKLRVLELFCGAGGFSLGFKLYTEKSYHPYEIVGALDCDANAIETVRSSLIRAGYEPDKAKKITICGDIREGSVKQRLYEACAEADIIIGGPPCQSFSMIGPRSGSPEKQEENVTNYRNDLFEHYIEVVDHYKPLYFVFENVLGILSKKDKNGVRYIEKITKRLKDAGYSLRSSKEAITTDFLILNAADYGVPQLRERVIIIGNRLNKLNPFPEPTHCPVEQVGDTGLLPYVTLRDAIGDLPPVLPKITTTAAGKKKKGVTICEARKQKIARRNMKRNCGADPAAYHWDALNQSLFSGNKSRRSFLRFVMSKSEDTELTGHIARGQQQSDIILFRFMEEGTSSKSFGTNDTLRNRRLGTLIKYKMDSFEDKYKKLSWDKPCSTIFAHLTKDGNRFIHPDSRQGRTITVREAARIQSFPDDYVFEAIGNRRYTYIGNAVPPLLSMAIADSLFHAMNSGELQAAGTQTGNDREATGTDPVIQAELQWT, from the coding sequence ATGGCAGATAAAAAACTCAGAGTGCTTGAACTCTTTTGCGGGGCCGGAGGATTTTCTCTCGGATTTAAACTGTATACTGAGAAAAGCTATCATCCGTATGAGATTGTCGGGGCACTTGACTGTGACGCCAACGCCATTGAGACTGTTCGTTCATCACTGATCCGGGCGGGTTATGAACCTGATAAAGCAAAGAAAATAACTATTTGTGGCGATATTCGTGAGGGCAGTGTTAAGCAGAGACTGTATGAAGCCTGTGCCGAAGCGGACATCATCATCGGCGGACCTCCCTGTCAGAGCTTTTCCATGATAGGGCCCCGCTCAGGCTCACCAGAAAAACAGGAAGAGAATGTAACGAATTATCGGAACGATCTCTTTGAGCATTACATTGAGGTTGTAGATCATTACAAGCCTCTTTATTTTGTTTTTGAAAATGTGCTTGGGATACTGTCCAAAAAGGATAAAAATGGTGTCCGCTATATTGAAAAAATAACTAAAAGACTGAAGGATGCCGGTTATTCTCTCCGGAGTTCAAAAGAAGCTATAACGACAGACTTTCTTATCCTCAATGCGGCAGACTATGGAGTTCCACAGCTGAGAGAGCGGGTTATTATTATTGGTAACAGGCTTAACAAGCTCAATCCCTTTCCCGAGCCCACTCACTGTCCAGTGGAACAGGTCGGAGACACCGGTTTGCTACCATATGTGACATTGCGGGATGCCATTGGTGATTTACCGCCTGTACTTCCTAAAATCACCACGACAGCTGCAGGTAAAAAGAAAAAGGGTGTTACTATATGTGAGGCCCGGAAACAAAAGATTGCACGGCGAAATATGAAACGTAACTGTGGGGCAGACCCGGCTGCGTATCACTGGGATGCTTTAAACCAAAGCCTATTCTCCGGGAATAAATCCAGGAGAAGTTTTCTTCGTTTTGTCATGTCCAAATCAGAAGACACTGAATTAACCGGACATATAGCCAGGGGGCAGCAACAGAGTGATATTATTCTGTTCAGATTTATGGAAGAAGGGACTTCTTCCAAAAGCTTTGGCACAAATGACACTCTTAGAAACCGGCGACTCGGAACACTGATCAAATATAAAATGGACAGTTTTGAGGATAAATATAAAAAACTGTCCTGGGACAAACCATGTTCCACGATCTTTGCCCATCTTACCAAAGATGGCAACCGGTTTATTCATCCGGATAGCAGACAGGGACGGACCATAACAGTAAGGGAGGCTGCCAGAATTCAGTCATTTCCCGATGACTATGTCTTTGAGGCCATTGGCAACAGGCGGTATACCTATATTGGCAATGCTGTGCCACCTTTGCTCTCAATGGCAATTGCCGACTCGTTGTTCCATGCGATGAATTCAGGAGAGTTGCAGGCTGCTGGAACGCAAACCGGGAATGACCGTGAAGCCACCGGTACCGACCCGGTTATTCAGGCTGAACTGCAGTGGACGTAA
- a CDS encoding PTS glucitol/sorbitol transporter subunit IIA, which translates to MDIYRTVIQSIGPYALDFLETDVLITFYPQAPDGLKDYCLILTPTDLAADIQIGDYLVLGEKRYFITAVGPVASENLCNLGHISLRFDGAITTPWAGSIHLAGGKPRAASVGETLAIEREA; encoded by the coding sequence ATGGATATCTACCGCACCGTAATTCAGTCTATCGGTCCCTACGCTTTGGACTTTCTCGAAACTGATGTACTGATTACCTTTTACCCTCAGGCCCCGGACGGGTTAAAGGACTACTGCTTGATTCTGACACCTACGGACTTAGCAGCCGACATTCAAATAGGGGATTATCTGGTATTGGGTGAGAAGCGGTATTTCATTACCGCCGTAGGCCCTGTTGCCAGTGAAAACTTATGCAACCTCGGCCATATCTCACTACGCTTTGACGGAGCCATTACCACTCCCTGGGCTGGTAGCATCCATCTGGCGGGCGGCAAACCTAGGGCCGCGAGTGTAGGCGAGACTCTGGCTATTGAGCGGGAAGCGTAG